In one Bombus fervidus isolate BK054 chromosome 16, iyBomFerv1, whole genome shotgun sequence genomic region, the following are encoded:
- the LOC139995586 gene encoding uncharacterized protein, with translation MDLRRKADCRKYKKWKEERAKESKGTKKEIKKRRRKKLVTDCINEAEIEEVMPKTVMKVKYRKCRKKKKRKKSKKLIRKLVKRVSFAELVLGCIKPSIEEREFLLNPRHIGCLGLSVSKVDITSKSPATSQTYMSQRKSRRRKRICSKSCTKRSSRKALGESESEDSECNSICSYDNLIDLAGVKLTAKDKEELKKYQREASSKTEN, from the exons atggatCTTCGTCGTAAAGCTGATTgtcgaaaatacaaaaaatggaAAGAGGAACGAGCAAAAGAATCAAAgggaacgaagaaagaaatcaaAAAACGAAGACGCAAAAAACTAGTGACCGATTGTATCAATGAAGCCGAGATAGAAGAAGTTATGCCTAAAACCGTGATGAAagtgaaatatcgaaaatgcagaaaaaagaagaaaagaaagaagtcaAAGAAATTGATTAGGAAACTCGTTAAACGAGTTTCGTTCGCAGAGCTAGTGCTGGGATGTATAAAACCATCGATAGAAGAGAGGGAATTCCTTCTTAATCCACGTCATATTGGTTGCTTAGGACTTAGTGTATCTAAAGTGGATATTACATCGAAAAGCCCAG CAACAAGCCAGACTTACATGAGCCAACGGAAAAGCcgcagaagaaaaagaatctgTTCAAAATCCTGTACGAAAAGGTCGTCTCGTAAAGCCTTAGGAGAATCGGAATCAGAAGACAGTGAATGCAACAGCATTTGTTCCTACGATAATCTCATAGATCTTGCAG GTGTAAAGTTAACAGCAAAGGATAAAGAGGAGTTGAAAAAGTATCAACGCGAAGCCAGTTCTAAAACAGAGAATTAA
- the LOC139995695 gene encoding uncharacterized protein, which yields MAQKELKSKSGLDVNRKKQVQKHKLKQLAECDEIVSSETVNAIGRVTDVVRAADDNAPSSDELDEDLEEQHKDLNLHLDLPNDTYSLTAIRPELPTCVRYGVREGMTHINMPKFSPLSRGHQGGATAIAAFATTTVYKSRCWNEAVIDQIIEDGDTFYCESYKDINTDDRRMLSILDLKRTICVQGKLTVNVSIEEAAYAGKFRSTEVTELHLVKALDLFFKRYNAGILASSVLNVAIWKDSKYYNLFDGQPRKENCEPADDGVSGTAKLFLVKDLIGLLFIILEKSNVKNEPFVLYAIAISGVDHYTQPVDAEKQERANHRAQRRPSGYKMQEKYRAVVQGSYHVTHPVIPAPLRNRTFLIIALAALVYSRLVNANKWTSALIDLIFNQSNIYFVDLVRVLDKDLDDKEFELRLDDIMGDIILGAYSAKVKIRTNVVPGHGQKKGKLGIDDGIREFFQTQVTGLLEIKNFFYAIWRHDDTYYFMDPFACDEEGFRSSSAEIDGSANPGEAACVTMNSSINQVVETIMENTGSRDRDPFVIHGVRVLYVKTGTTPGGPLEKVIYREKGTNRRPQALPSLPTAKDDAVKLNQVVDMKPRIRPDVDKMRDVGVQVPDLLTDAENYMMTDDEPTTYVIVPPDEKKEPEEELWGEEEEEEEEEDIKRLRAEAGDITEEEEEEEGPEIIEEKEPVEEPVVKLVKGYKVINPNRLILQGSKNCLDENFDEWSRGKQGLIAALAVLAYRRLKNPTKWRNMDIDQLVDVSNRIFDDIIDWIRKGRPKIRDPEEIVEEEAEEEEEEEEEEGEVEEKLLPKPSHLDMTMLPHRMKMGENDVFFKTKMKIIQGEASPLANLAEALECYFNRYPELILENKRLMYGIWKEGSNFFMFNPYGSDTEGWRLRDYPASFAVVASLNELTDLLYGVLEFNDPSFIIHFVGLDSIQPGLYATEEEIIVPEDTVVEQFKTRFLPITDDDLEKLQAELKEGEEVEEEPDVVDVEVMGEEEEEEEEEEEGRRPVRKLYEEEEKPLIDPLLEAQEQDQPDAPYRLNLILLTSNMKVFDENEETIDQVHEQIALEKLKYNHPPPYVMPSSKTLLKLLEAKRAKRSIPSLVSRFSIDSRLDVKRKGGISTIILARSTMIVPSGVLEEAKPSKMIKLSPKKYLYSRILPICLMPLRAINDMYIQDEDLATAIRLEDLRRMEEEQRRAEEYVQEPVPEVPVGVRIRPSLIPLGPIIKTPISEKRTITCIEKKKRKCLLNKADEGDALMEKVLCNTEDLLLELFFPDFKTKDQVRFRITEPKVTEAKISELTKPMESEMTTIKRNTVVKLNIKQEIIIINYCINITYFYSKLTQDGIRILHGNICFKNRDEVQICHFKSCFFTALLCILAKIKLDPDRFSGKILDQLIFLGDKIYQQTGKLRYKPYRWFHHIEILDTIYNVITKQAVYADPKNCEDDELEFVLGNFFEKNETGIIVFINCSYAFWTANDRYYLYDPYPCDEKGNVSEEGYSCLMEFCNMNAMIDKIEANVGENIKKPYRIYTICIAHMETRKRPKKKRRKKWDHCVEKQIEEVRIEEPSEMEVSTNASEASLIESADWVKQESKTSLVYDMTIPGFAPIKHYNASMFDVDVLENEITAPRLAPFKKSSVRESEKVEDEFEAVKLLVRRKVYDKRFKPHTAVTTPLDLCIMAWSLIHDPVTWSVRTVKGLFEASADYTFDSMLAAEDSTVSEMTDGLLPEFEIANYVFRVVFVPLHYGTLYSIEGWNLSMSLQKVFDTFSYTGAIIICGDSHMGVLKKDENHFAWWTIRRTKKLRIVTSIDMKEFLKLIVQEIDQPEETVFMMRVITVSYAQKVDPDCNDTKGLHEPVIPISSLAEIHRMPAKPYDLEAIFRPTVPESNKPIFIQGTVALNNRDTVTEPRVKRCYFVAALAVMVKRDIIQSPMPGMIDKVIEVAESVYREFSEPKFHTEHILRNVTVMNRIFDFRDCASPLVTLTLNPRTLRTDFYVQVRKHLRKYFKTYASGILHFTNCCYGFWYSRATNAYYYLDPYQCNEKGRKVSNGGKACLCIFPSICQMVRNMCFNQFEDTTGFFIHRLHVDSVNVPSFKTFKEDPMWLYLDYHWNFKHAPDIVKSTSKKKKQVEEPEKKNVKQFWNNYAVEVCNLIYSVWGTIGSFDSRFGDRAGKNQPAICVAVLAMQYLSHPSRWGPAILDSAVICGDSYYTESLRSSIQKCAKHFNRFNLQTSFKIFPHLWTIDFRDGICGILYGARNRMTLATALMKAFEESPNVLVECNKITLAALAAKDGYYVADPCWVGPPLFNKDHGAIYVLRCKNMNSLVYAVIKMLNTNQRLDFRLTPIMFTFEQEDFNFVEGKKREAKRKVFLDPIRTAPGKVTDPGMPIPGAHTAPDGVSYLTYRKNLEMGINRGHELENPELPSVEPVLEKDNMTSTLISTTWHLNLGQAAPLEKSTPVFEPGLIQHVPEQCEARVVDSFEPTRHVQMSISDLLAACDDYPRVVDFTGEPAPQLRPLECAAARSFLSDTTRREFRAHTADMASEVYKTYKHRLPKIAKERSAAGDSGIPVEDIHPITEEEMEVKQNSPDTEAETEGTEDETFTETEATETAEDD from the exons ATGGCTCaaaaagaattgaaatcaAAATCAGGACTCGACGTAAATCGAAAGAAGCAAGTACAAAAACATAAACTGAAGCAACTCGCAGAATGCGACGAGATTGTTTCTTCGGAAACTGTGAATGCTATCGGTCGAGTTACAGATGTTGTTCGAGCCGCTGATGACAATGCACCGAGTAGCGATGAGCTCGACGAAGATCTCGAAGAGCAGCACAAAGACTTAAATTTGCATCTCGATTTGCCAAATGATACGTATTCCCTGACCGCGATCAGGCCAGAGCTTCCAACCTGCGTTAGATATGGTGTTCGTGAAGGGATGACTCATATTAACATGCCAAAGTTTTCACCATTGTCCAGGGGTCATcag GGTGGAGCAACAGCGATCGCGGCGTTTGCGACAACAACAGTTTATAAATCCCGTTGTTGGAACGAGGCGGTTATCGATCAGATTATCGAAGATGGAGATACGTTTTATTGTGAATCATATAAAGACATAAACACGGACGATCGACGAATGCTGTCGATCCTCGATTTAAAGAGGACTATATGCGTGCAAGGCAAGTTGACCGTTAACGTCAGCATCGAGGAGGCTGCATACGCTGGAAAATTTCGCTCCACAGAGGTGACGGAATTGCATCTGGTCAAAGCCTTGGATTTATTCTTCAAACGCTACAACGCTGGTATTTTGGCGTCATCAGTATTGAACGTGGCGATTTGGAAAGACTCGAAGTATTATAATCTGTTTGATGGTCAGCCAAGGAAAGAGAATTGCGAACCAGCAGATGATGGAGTCAGTGGAACAGCTAAGCTGTTTTTAGTCAAGGACCTAATAGGACTTCTTTTTATTATCCTCGAGAAGAGCAACGTGAAGAACGAGCCTTTCGTTCTCTACGCGATAGCGATTAGTGGCGTGGACCATTACACTCAACCAGTGGATGCTGAGAAGCAGGAAAGAGCCAATCACAGAGCACAAAGGCGACCGAGTGGTTATAAAATGCAGGAGAAGTACCGCGCTGTAGTCCAAGGCTCTTATCACGTTACACATCCTGTAATTCCAGCCCCACTTCGTAATCGCACATTCCTGATTATAGCTCTGGCAGCTCTGGTCTATTCGCGACTGGTGAACGCCAATAAGTGGACCAGTGCTTTGATCGatctaatttttaatcaatccAATATATACTTCGTCGATCTGGTACGCGTTCTCGATAAAGATTTGGATGACAAAGAATTCGAGCTTCGTTTGGACGATATCATGGGTGATATTATTCTCGGAGCATACTCCGCAAAAGTGAAGATTCGAACGAACGTTGTCCCAGGTCACGGACAGAAAAAAGGTAAACTCGGGATTGACGATGGTATACGCGAGTTCTTTCAGACTCAAGTGACCGGTCTGCTCGAGATAAAGAATTTCTTCTATGCAATTTGGAGACACGACGACACGTACTACTTCATGGATCCCTTTGCCTGTGACGAAGAGGGATTCCGAAGTAGTTCGGCTGAGATAGATGGTTCAGCGAATCCTGGGGAAGCTGCCTGTGTGACGATGAACAGCTCGATCAATCAAGTGGTGGAGACCATTATGGAGAACACGGGTAGTAGGGACAGAGATCCTTTTGTGATCCACGGCGTCCGAGTCCTGTACGTGAAGACTGGAACCACACCTGGCGGTCCCTTGGAGAAGGTGATCTATCGAGAGAAAGGTACAAACCGCAGGCCGCAGGCATTACCGTCATTACCGACGGCCAAGGACGACGCGGTAAAGCTGAACCAAGTGGTCGATATGAAACCGAGAATACGACCGGATGTGGATAAAATGAGGGACGTGGGGGTCCAGGTTCCAGATCTACTAACAGACGCGGAGAATTACATGATGACGGATGACGAGCCTACAACTTACGTAATCGTGCCACCTGACGAGAAGAAGGAGCCTGAGGAAGAACTTTGgggagaagaggaagaggaagaagaagaagaagatataaAGAGATTGCGGGCGGAAGCTGGCGACAttacagaagaagaagaggaggaagaaggtCCTGAAATAATCGAAGAGAAAGAGCCTGTTGAAGAACCAGTCGTGAAGTTAGTCAAGGGTTACAAAGTGATAAATCCTAATCGTTTGATCCTTCAGGGTTCGAAGAACTGTTTGGACGAAAATTTTGACGAATGGTCGAGGGGAAAGCAAGGACTGATAGCAGCTCTCGCGGTTTTGGCTTATAGAAGACTGAAGAATCCCACCAAGTGGCGAAACATGGATATCGATCAACTGGTCGACGTCAGCAACAGAATTTTCGACGATATTATAGATTGGATTAGAAAGGGACGTCCTAAGATAAGAGATCCCGAAGAAATAGTTGAAGAAGAAgcggaagaagaggaagaggaagaagaggaagaaggtgAAGTTGAAGAGAAATTGTTACCTAAACCAAGTCACTTGGATATGACGATGTTACCCCACAGAATGAAGATGGGAGAGAACGACGTGTTCTTTAAGACgaagatgaaaattattcaaggTGAAGCGAGTCCTTTGGCAAATCTTGCAGAGGCTCTCGAATGTTACTTCAACCGATATCCAGAATTAATCCTGGAGAACAAGAGACTGATGTACGGTATTTGGAAAGAGGGCTCGAACTTCTTCATGTTCAATCCATACGGAAGCGACACAGAGGGTTGGCGTCTTCGCGACTATCCGGCTTCATTTGCAGTAGTAGCTAGTTTAAACGAATTAACCGATCTTCTTTACGGCGTGTTGGAATTCAACGATCCTTCCTTTATAATTCACTTCGTCGGACTGGACTCGATACAGCCTGGCCTTTATGCTACTGAGGAGGAAATAATAGTTCCAGAAGATACCGTAGTCGAACAATTCAAAACGAGATTTCTACCGATCACGGACGACGATCTGGAAAAGTTACAGGCTGAATTAAAGGAGGGAGAGGAAGTTGAGGAAGAACCAGATGTCGTAGACGTGGAGGTTATGggcgaagaagaggaagaggaggaggaagaggaagaaggtaGGAGACCTGTGAGAAAGTTAtacgaggaagaggaaaagcCTTTAATCGATCCATTGTTAGAGGCTCAGGAACAAGATCAACCTGACGCACCCTATCGTTTGAACCTAATTCTACTTACGTCCAACATGAAGGTCTTTgacgaaaacgaagaaaccATTGATCAGGTGCACGAACAGATAGCCTTAGAGAAGTTAAAGTACAATCATCCTCCTCCTTACGTTATGCCATCCAGTAAAACATTGTTGAAGCTTTTGGAAGCAAAACGAGCCAAAAGATCCATTCCATCTTTAGTATCGAGATTCTCCATAGACTCCAGATTAGATGTAAAAAGGAAAGGCGGAATTTCTACGATTATCTTGGCTAGGTCGACGATGATCGTACCGTCAGGGGTATTGGAGGAAGCGAAACCTTCAAAAATGATTAAACTGTCtccgaaaaaatatttatactctAGAATTTTGCCAATCTGTCTGATGCCTCTGAGAGCTATTAACGACATGTATATACAAGATGAAGATCTTGCCACGGCTATCCGATTAGAAGATCTACGAAGGATGGAGGAAGAACAGAGGAGGGCTGAAGAATATGTTCAAGAGCCTGTACCGGAAGTACCTGTGGGAGTTCGTATACGACCATCGTTGATACCGCTCGGACCGATTATTAAAACGCCAATTTCTGAAAAGAGGACGATTACCTGtattgaaaagaagaaacgtaaATGTCTGTTGAACAAAGCTGACGAAGGCGACGCTCTCATGGAGAAGGTTCTCTGCAATACGGAGGATCTATTGTTAGAACTGTTCTTCCCTGACTTTAAAACAAAGGATCAGGTTCGTTTTAGAATA ACAGAACCAAAAGTTACGGAGGCCAAAATTTCTGAACTTACTAAACCGATGGAGTCTGAAATGACGACGATTAAAAGGAACACAGTGG ttaaattaaatatcaaacaggaaataattattataaactattgtataaatattacttatttttattctaagcTGACGCAAGATGGAATCCGAATACTTCATGGTAACATATGTTtcaaaaatcgcgacgaagtCCAAATCTGTCACTTCAAATCTTGCTTCTTTACCGCTCTGCTGTGTATTTTGGCGAAGATCAAACTGGATCCAGATCGTTTCTCCGGGAAGATTCTAGATCAACTCATATTTCTCGGAGACAAGATCTATCAACAAACGGGGAAACTGCGGTATAAACCATATCGATGGTTCCATCATATCGAAATTCTTGACACGATTTACAACGTGATCACGAAGCAGGCTGTTTACGCGGATCCTAAAAACTGCGAGGACGACGAGCTGGAATTCGTACTGGGCAATTTCTTCGAGAAAAATGAGACCGGAATCATCGTGTTCATCAATTGCTCGTACGCCTTTTGGACGGCCAACGACAGATATTATTTGTACGATCCTTACCCCTGTGATGAGAAGGGGAATGTTTCAGAGGAAGGTTACTCCTGTCTTATGGAATTTTGTAACATGAACGCGATGATAGATAAGATCGAGGCTAACGTCggtgaaaatattaagaaaccCTATCGAATATACACGATATGTATAGCTCACATGGAGACGAGAAAGAGaccgaagaagaaacgaagaaaaaagtggGATCATTGCGTGGAGAAGCAAATCGAAGAAGTTCGCATCGAGGAGCCCTCGGAAATGGAAGTATCCACTAACGCATCAGAAGCATCTCTAATCGAGTCGGCTGACTGGGTGAAACAAGAATCGAAAACTAGTCTCGTATACGATATGACGATTCCTGGTTTCGCTcctattaaacattataacgccTCGATGTTCGACGTGGATGTTTTGGAAAATGAAATCACCGCTCCACGATTGGCAccttttaaaaaatcttcCGTAAGGGAGTCGGAGAAGGTGGAGGATGAGTTCGAGGCGGTGAAACTGCTGGTCAGGAGGAAAGTTTACGACAAAAGGTTCAAGCCGCACACAGCAGTCACTACTCCTTTAGATCTTTGCATTATGGCCTGGTCGTTGATTCACGATCCAGTTACCTGGTCTGTTAGGACGGTAAAGGGACTGTTCGAGGCGAGTGCCGACTATACTTTCGACAGCATGTTGGCCGCGGAAGATTCTACGGTCAGTGAAATGACTGATGGCTTATTACCCGAGTTTGAGATAGCCAATTACGTGTTTCGAGTGGTGTTCGTGCCCCTGCACTATGGAACCTTGTACAGTATAGAAGGTTGGAATCTCTCGATGTCCTTGCAGAAAGTGTTCGACACATTCAGCTACACGGGCGCGATTATAATTTGCGGTGATTCTCATATGGGTGTTTTGAAGAAGGATGAAAATCATTTTGCTTGGTGGACAATTAGAAGAACGAAAAAATTGAGGATCGTTACTTCTATAGATATGAAGGAATTTTTGAAGTTGATAGTTCAGGAGATCGATCAACCCGAGGAGACGGTTTTCATGATGAGAGTAATTACGGTTTCTTATGCCCAGAAAGTTGATCCTGACTGTAACGATACAAAAGGTCTTCATGAGCCAGTGATACCAATCAGCTCGCTGGCAGAAATTCATAGAATGCCAGCTAAACCTTACGATCTCGAGGCAATATTTAGGCCTACCGTACCAGAATCAAATAAACCAATCTTTATACAGGGAACGGTTGCCCTGAACAATAGAGATACTGTGACCGAACCGAGAGTTAAAAGATGTTACTTTGTCGCTGCTTTAGCGGTGATGGTGAAAAGAGATATCATTCAAAGTCCCATGCCAGGAATGATAGATAAAGTGATCGAGGTTGCTGAATCAGTTTATAGAGAATTTTCGGAGCCCAAGTTTCATACGGAACACATTTTGCGTAATGTTACTGTGATGAATAGAATCTTCGATTTTCGCGACTGTGCATCTCCTTTGGTAACGCTTACGCTAAACCCTCGAACTTTGAGAACCGACTTTTACGTTCAG GTAAGGAAGCATTtgcgaaaatattttaaaacgtaCGCAAGTGGAATTCTGCATTTCACCAACTGCTGTTACGGTTTCTGGTATTCGAGAGCCACAAACGCGTATTACTATTTAGATCCTTACCAGTGCAATGAAAAAGGGAGGAAAGTTTCAAACGGTGGTAAAGCTTGTCTGTGTATCTTCCCCAGTATTTGTCAGATGGTGAGAAACATGTGCTTTAATCAGTTCGAAGACACCACAGGCTTCTTTATTCATCGTCTGCACGTGGACTCGGTAAATGTGCCATCGTTCAAAACGTTCAAGGAAGATCCTATGTGGTTGTACCTGGATTATCATTGGAACTTCAAACACGCTCCGGATATCGTAAAATCAACTagcaagaagaaaaaacaagtGGAAGAaccggaaaagaaaaatgtcaaGCAATTCTGGAATAATTACGCTGTCGAGGTGTGTAATCTTATCTATTCGGTTTGGGGAACCATTGGCTCTTTCGATTCTAGATTCGGTGATCGGGCTGGAAAGAATCAGCCAGCCATTTGCGTGGCTGTCTTGGCCATGCAATATCTCAGTCATCCATCGAGATGGGGTCCGGCCATTTTAGATTCAGCCGTAATTTGCGGAGACTCTTATTATACGGAAAGCTTAAGAAGCTCCATCCAAAAATGTGCCAAGCATTTCAACAGGTTCAATTTACAAACCTCCTTCAAGATCTTTCCCCACTTGTGGACTATTGACTTCAGAGATGGTATTTGTGGAATTTTATACGGTGCTCGAAATAGGATGACTCTCGCGACTGCACTGATGAAAGCTTTCGAAGAGTCACCGAACGTTCTCGTCGAGTGCAACAAAATCACGTTAGCAGCCCTTGCGGCGAAAGATGGATACTACGTCGCTGATCCTTGTTGGGTCGGTCCACCCCTGTTCAACAAGGACCATGGAGCGATCTACGTCCTTCGTTGCAAGAACATGAACTCCTTGGTCTACGCGGTGATCAAGATGCTTAACACTAATCAGAGACTCGATTTCCGTTTGACTCCTATCATGTTCACGTTTGAACAGGAGGACTTTAACTTTGTTGAAGGAAAGAAACGTGAAGCGAAGAGGAAGGTCTTCTTGGATCCTATTAGAACTGCTCCAGGGAAAGTCACTGATCCTGGTATGCCTATACCAGGCGCTCACACGGCCCCAGACGGGGTTTCTTATCTCACGTATCGCAAGAATCTTGAAATGGGCATTAATAGAGGCCACGAACTGGAGAATCCTGAGTTGCCTTCGGTAGAACCAGTGTTGGAGAAGGATAACATGACCAGCACGCTCATTAGTACCACCTGGCATCTGAATCTCGGTCAGGCCGCTCCTTTGGAGAAATCTACGCCTGTATTCGAACCTGGGCTGATTCAACATGTGCCGGAACAGTGCGAGGCACGGGTCGTTGATTCATTCGAGCCAACTCGTCACGTGCAAATGTCTATCAGTGACCTACTGGCAGCCTGTGACGATTATCCAAGAGTGGTAGATTTCACTGGCGAACCTGCTCCACAGTTAAGACCGCTGGAATGCGCCGCCGCGCGTAGTTTTCTTAGCGACACTACTCGTCGAGAGTTTCGTGCTCATACCGCGGACATGGCCAGCGAAGTTTATAAAACTTACAAACATCGGCTTCCCAAGATAGCAAAAGAACGATCAGCCGCCGGCGATAGCGGAATACCCGTCGAAGACATTCATCCCATTACCGAGGAGGAAATGGAAGTGAAGCAGAATTCACCTGACACCGAGGCAGAGACGGAGGGCACGGAAGATGAAACGTTTACGGAAACGGAAGCTACTGAAACCGCGGAAGACGACTAA